CCCCTCCACGACGTCGCCGATGCCGGCCCGGGTCGGGTCCCACTCGATCGTCGCCCTCCCGGAGACGGCGTTCACCCTCGCCGAGAGGACGCCCGGGCGGCTTCCGAGGTACCGCTCGATCAGCCAGGCGCAGGAGGCGCACCGGATGCCCGTCACGGCCAGGACCGCGCTCGCCGCGCCGCCGCCGGTTCGCACGGCGCCGCCGAACGATTCGATGGGGACCGCTTCCGGCTCGGGAGGTCCGGGGGTCCACCCCTTCCGGATCGCGTAGAAGGAGGAGAGCCCTTCCGACCGGAGGAGGCGGTGGATTCCGAGGCACCCGGGACAGCAGAAGTACGCGTCCCCCCCTTCGGCCGCCTCCCGGAGCGCGCGGTTTTCCGGAACCTCGAGCAGGCAGTGGGCGCAAGGGACCATGCGGTTCACCCGAGGATCGCCCGGATCGCGAAGAGCCCCCCCCCCGCGACGAGGAGGAGCGCCGCCCCCCGCGCCAGGATCCCCCGGAGGCGGACGCCGGCCAGCCCCACGGCCTTCCCGAAGAGGAACAGGGCGGGAAACGTGCCGGCGCCGAACGCGGCCATCGCCAGGAATCCCCGCAGGAACCCCTCCGCGGGGGAGTTCCCGCCCATGCCGGTCCCCGCCGCGGAAAGGAGCGCCGTGTACACGAGACCGCACGGGAGAAGACCCGCCGCGAGGCCCAGCGGGAAGGAGGCTCCGGGGCCGCCGGCTTCCGCCACGCGCCGGGCCACCGCTCCGATCGGGCCCCGGAACGGTCCGGCCGGCTCGATCCGCC
The genomic region above belongs to Deltaproteobacteria bacterium and contains:
- a CDS encoding heavy metal translocating P-type ATPase; this translates as MNRMVPCAHCLLEVPENRALREAAEGGDAYFCCPGCLGIHRLLRSEGLSSFYAIRKGWTPGPPEPEAVPIESFGGAVRTGGGAASAVLAVTGIRCASCAWLIERYLGSRPGVLSARVNAVSGRATIEWDPTRAGIGDVVEGIRALGYTPYPSAGKASEDALRRERNDLLLRLGTAAFLSMQVMLFTFGLYAGYFQGIEERYESLLRWISFLLSTPVVFYSGAPFLRGA
- a CDS encoding sulfite exporter TauE/SafE family protein, with the protein product MCGPLVAGYALSLPDRRATLPHLLFNLGRVVTYAIAGGIVGLTGSFVRVVPWIEPVQRVVLGITGILVALMGLSAGGWIPGLRRIEPAGPFRGPIGAVARRVAEAGGPGASFPLGLAAGLLPCGLVYTALLSAAGTGMGGNSPAEGFLRGFLAMAAFGAGTFPALFLFGKAVGLAGVRLRGILARGAALLLVAGGGLFAIRAILG